The following is a genomic window from Shewanella avicenniae.
TTTTCTCTCATTTTTACCGTCTCTCTAACATGAGTAAAATAAAAAGTCAATATGACTTTATTTTGACTGTGTCTTTGTCCGCAAAACCCATTAAAACTCGCGGCTTTGATTGATTTGAGTCAAACGCGAGTGGTATAAAATTATGGCTATATTCAGCCTTATTTAATGTTTAACTGAATGAAAAATAAAGAAAAGTTTGTTTTTTGTTCCTAATTAAATGTGACCTGTGACGCAAAAGGGTTTCTGATTGTGATTTATCACAATGTTTGTTGGGTAGATTGTATTTTTCGACTTTGGTCGAAGGTATTCGATGCCTAAGAATCATTTTAGAAAGTTTAGCGGCGCTCACGGGCCAAACTGATAAAAACAAAATGTCAAACTAACGCTATCCAGCTCACCGTTAGGACGCTGTTAGACGGTACACCATGTAAGGAGTCACAAATGATAGTTGGAGAGGTTGTTGAGCTTTCACGCTTTCAATTCGCGTTGACAGCCATGTATCACTTCTTGTTTGTACCTCTGACCTTGGGTATGACTTTTATGCTTGCCATCATGGAATCGCTGTACGTGATGACCAACAAGCAGATCTATAAAGACATGACCAAGTTCTGGGGTAAATTGTTCGGTATTAACTTTGCCTTGGGCGTTGCTACCGGTTTGACCATGGAGTTCGAGTTCGGAACTAACTGGTCTTACTATTCGCACTATGTAGGCGATATCTTCGGTGCGCCGCTGGCGATCGAAGGTTTGATGGCCTTCTTCTTGGAATCTACCTTCGTTGGTATGTTCTTCTTTGGTTGGGACCGTTTCTCTAAGCGTCAACACTTGGCTGTGACTTGGTTGACCGCATTAGGTACTAACCTGTCTGCATTGTGGATTCTGGTAGCAAACGGCTGGATGCAAAACCCAGTGGGCTCTGTGTTCAACTACGAAACCATGCGCATGGAAATGACCAGCTTTGCCGAGTTGGTACTGAACCCTGTGGCTCAGGTTAAGTTTGTACACACCGTGGCTTCTGGTTATGTAACCGGTGCAATGTTTGTACTGTCTATCTCTGCTTACTACATCCTGAAAAAACGTGACCTGCCATTCGCACGTCGTTCTTTCGCTGTAGCAGCAAGCTTCGGTATGGCGTCAATCCTGTCTGTTATCGTACTGGGTGACGAATCAGGCTACCGCATGGGTGAAGTACAGCGAGTTAAATTGGCGGCTGTAGAAGCGGAATGGCACACTGAGCCAGCGCCTGCTTCATTCACTGCATTTGGTTATCCAAACCAAGAAGAGATGGAAACTAACTTCGCTATCAAGATCCCTTATGCAATGGGTATCATCGCGACTCGTTCTATCGACGAGCAAGTGACCGGTATTCATGACTTGGTGAAAGAGCACGAAGCACGTATCCGTAACGGTATGACGGCTTATGCGCTGCTTGAACAACTGCGTATGGCGAAGAAAGCTGGTCAACAACCAGATGCTGCACTAGTTGCTGCGTTTGAAGAGAAGAAAGTTGACTTAGGTTATGGCCTGTTGCTGAAGCCATACACCGACAAAGTAGTTGATGCGACTGAAGAGATGATCAAATCAGCTGCGAAAGACTCTATCCCTGCGGTTGCGCCACTGTTCTATACCTTCCGTGTGATGGTTGCTCTCGGTGTAGTGATGTTGCTGGTATTTGCTGCAGCCTTCTGGCAAAGCACTCGCCACCAAATCGCTGAAAAAACGTGGGTACTCAAAGCTGCACTGTTCAGCTTGCCACTGCCTTGGATTGCGATTGAATGTGGCTGGTTTGTGGCTGAATACGGCCGTCAACCATGGACTGTGTCTGAAATGCTGCCAACCTTTATGTCTGCTTCTAGTCTGACTGTGGGCGATCTGTGGTTCAGTATCATTCTGGCTACGCTGATCTACACAGTGCTGTTGGTTATCGAGCTGTTCTTGATGTTCAAGTTTGCCCGTAAAGGTCCTAGCTCACTGAAGACCGGCCGCTATCACTTTGAACAACTAGACGCCTGAGCAGAGGGATTAGACCATGTTTGATTACGAAATTTTACGATTTGTCTGGTGGGCACTGCTCGGCGTACTGCTGATCGGCTTCGCTGTGACAGATGGCTTTGATATGGGCGTGGGTGCCTTGCTGCCAATCGTGGGCAAGGATGACACTGAGCGTCGTGTGATGATTAACTCTGTTGCACCGCACTGGGATGGTAACCAAGTTTGGTTGATCACTGCCGGTGGTGCACTGTTTGCTGCATTCCCAACTGTCTATGCTGTATCTTTCTCTGGCTTCTATGTGGCTATGATTCTGGTATTAGCATGTTTGTGGCTGCGTCCAGTGGGCTTCGATTACCGTTCAAAAATCGAAGCACCAAAATGGCGTAAAACTTGGGATTGGTGTCTGTTTGCCGGTGGTTTTGTTCCGCCATTGGTTATCGGGGTCGCTTTCGGTAACTTGCTGCAAGGTGTACCGTTCCAATTCGACGAATATCTGCGTGCTTACTACGGCGAACCAGGTACTAACTGGCTGCTGAACCTGATCTATCTGCTGAATCCGTTTGGTTTGGTAGCGGGCTTGATCAGTGCTGGTATGTTCATGACTCAAGGTGCTTGTTGGTTGCAAATGAAGACTGATGGCGAAGTGCGTGCTCGCGCTTCAAAAATGGCTCAGCTGCTGTCAATCGTCGTGTTGGTGCTGTTTGTTGTCGCAGGCTTCTGGGTAAGCGGTATGGACGGTTATGTGTTGACCTCAGCGATTGATGGCAACGCAGTGTCTGATCCAACAGTGAAGCAAGTTGCGGTTCAAGCTGGTGCGTGGATGGCTAACTATGAAAAATACCCACTGACTTGGATTTTCCCAATCTTGGGTGTTGCTGCTGCCGCGTTGACATTCCTGACTAGCCGTTTGAATCGTGCTGGCTTTGCATTCTTGTTCAGCTCACTGACCATTGCTGGCGTGATCCTGACCTGTGGTGTAGCAATGTTCCCATTCGTGATGCCGTCATCACTGGTTCCGAACGTGAGTCTGACCATGTGGGATGCCACTGCAAGCCAAATGACACTCACAGTTATGACCTATGTAGCGATTGTATTCGTACCTATCGTACTGGGTTACACGCTGTGGACTTACTTCAAGATGTTTGGACGCGTAACTCGCGAACACATCGAAGCTAACAGCACTTCACTGTACTAAGGAGGAAGACAATATGTGGTATTTCACTTGGATACTGGGTCTGTTGCTGGCATGCGCCTTTGGTATCATCAATGCTCTATGGTTAGAAAACACCGAGAACATGGATCGTAATGCCGAAGAGTAAGCATTAGCGCTTATCCTAAATACAAGGCCACCATTTTTGGTGGCCTTGTTGTTTTTATTGTCATCCCCAAACGTAGTTTCTGGCAGCGGTGATGGTTTTAGTGCACGCTCACTATCAGGTAAAGCGATTTGCTTTCAGCTAATAACGAATATGAACGATGCTTGAGTTACCTATTACTGATGTTGATCATTGGCGGCAGTTTGTAGCGCAGCAGTCTCGGGCGCAGTTACAACAGTTGTTATTTGATTGGCTGCGTCAAGATCAATTGCGTATGGGCGCGTTAAACGCCTTAGCAGCGCTTAACTTACCAAATTGCTATATCGCCGCAGGGTTTGTACGTCACCTGGTATGGGACCGTTTACACGGCTTAGAAATGCCTTTGAACGATGTCGATGTTATTTATTTCGACCCTGATGATTGTTCGCGAGCAGTTGAACGTACTTATGAGCAAAGGTTAGCAGCGCTAATACCGCTGAACTGGTCAGTGAAGAATCAAGCACGTATGCATCTAAAACATGGTCACAGGCCATATCACAGTGTGAGTGATGCAATGTCCTACTGGCCAGAATTAGAAACCGCAATTGCGGTCTCGCTGCATCAAGGGCAATTACAGTTGCTCGATAATTGTTGTCTACATTCACTCATGTCGCTCTACCTTTCTCCCAATCCGCTTGCCAATGCTGAAAGTTTTCAGCTGCGTATTTCAAGCAAAGGCTGGTTAACACATTATCAGTATTTAATGCTGGGCAAATAGCATTTAAATGGTGATTTATTCTGTATTTATTGATGGAGAAATTCGCTAAGTATTTTTAAAAATTAGCCAAAAGTGGAATAGTGAAATTGGTGATAAAAACAGCGTTTTTTACGCATTTATGCTGCTTTTATAACCGCCATTTTAGATGGATCTTAACGTTTTTGTGATCGATTATTCATTGTTGTATGGGGTTTTTGTTGTGCATCTTGTTTATTGATCTGGATCAATGATGTTGCGTAAAGATGCTGGCAGGGTAGCCACGTTTGTTACAGAAAACACCATAATTAATGCGAACACGAGTCGCTACGGAGTGAATCAATGGACAAGAAAATCATTTCAGGAATCATTGCTGCGGTACTTTTTTCTGCTGCTGG
Proteins encoded in this region:
- a CDS encoding cytochrome ubiquinol oxidase subunit I, yielding MIVGEVVELSRFQFALTAMYHFLFVPLTLGMTFMLAIMESLYVMTNKQIYKDMTKFWGKLFGINFALGVATGLTMEFEFGTNWSYYSHYVGDIFGAPLAIEGLMAFFLESTFVGMFFFGWDRFSKRQHLAVTWLTALGTNLSALWILVANGWMQNPVGSVFNYETMRMEMTSFAELVLNPVAQVKFVHTVASGYVTGAMFVLSISAYYILKKRDLPFARRSFAVAASFGMASILSVIVLGDESGYRMGEVQRVKLAAVEAEWHTEPAPASFTAFGYPNQEEMETNFAIKIPYAMGIIATRSIDEQVTGIHDLVKEHEARIRNGMTAYALLEQLRMAKKAGQQPDAALVAAFEEKKVDLGYGLLLKPYTDKVVDATEEMIKSAAKDSIPAVAPLFYTFRVMVALGVVMLLVFAAAFWQSTRHQIAEKTWVLKAALFSLPLPWIAIECGWFVAEYGRQPWTVSEMLPTFMSASSLTVGDLWFSIILATLIYTVLLVIELFLMFKFARKGPSSLKTGRYHFEQLDA
- the cydB gene encoding cytochrome d ubiquinol oxidase subunit II, with translation MFDYEILRFVWWALLGVLLIGFAVTDGFDMGVGALLPIVGKDDTERRVMINSVAPHWDGNQVWLITAGGALFAAFPTVYAVSFSGFYVAMILVLACLWLRPVGFDYRSKIEAPKWRKTWDWCLFAGGFVPPLVIGVAFGNLLQGVPFQFDEYLRAYYGEPGTNWLLNLIYLLNPFGLVAGLISAGMFMTQGACWLQMKTDGEVRARASKMAQLLSIVVLVLFVVAGFWVSGMDGYVLTSAIDGNAVSDPTVKQVAVQAGAWMANYEKYPLTWIFPILGVAAAALTFLTSRLNRAGFAFLFSSLTIAGVILTCGVAMFPFVMPSSLVPNVSLTMWDATASQMTLTVMTYVAIVFVPIVLGYTLWTYFKMFGRVTREHIEANSTSLY
- the cydX gene encoding cytochrome bd-I oxidase subunit CydX: MWYFTWILGLLLACAFGIINALWLENTENMDRNAEE
- a CDS encoding nucleotidyltransferase family protein translates to MLELPITDVDHWRQFVAQQSRAQLQQLLFDWLRQDQLRMGALNALAALNLPNCYIAAGFVRHLVWDRLHGLEMPLNDVDVIYFDPDDCSRAVERTYEQRLAALIPLNWSVKNQARMHLKHGHRPYHSVSDAMSYWPELETAIAVSLHQGQLQLLDNCCLHSLMSLYLSPNPLANAESFQLRISSKGWLTHYQYLMLGK